The Bacteroidales bacterium genome has a segment encoding these proteins:
- a CDS encoding tubulin-like doman-containing protein, whose protein sequence is MEKNHIIIGLGGRGGDTLKAFKKVLYKNSLTKDVADSYPIQYLYVDSSSEDLKNGWDDELGVNYGIDDWAKINTRAGVEWKDIFENLGNYPTIRPWLGDKSHWATMSLNTELGSGQLRKLGRAYFAASVFNKKDNSFVKNLEAAWDKVCKISKSASKTHYHILVGLSGGTGSGTILDIISLISKHIAKNNLKEDKIIIYALLPERNVKKEKDILGFYYPNAYAALKEINAIGLHSETETNPLYYQPIDIEEYQHNKEVRIEANYTTCFIFSNENEKSRIIDYEKALPNMIADFLYHTLVTLPDSNEGQNAYVKLTENSVIVSETDKFTGKKERAVKFASASIKRIEIPEIEVIDLYGAKTLQQFLYQQKYNNWIDGKGYHNKEGEDKTTDFVENRSRPDNFLQLCNITLDQLSLKTPHDGTDFKNSDDEWDTISERLAQNALIVYDSGKDKKPIQYFKNYMDGFFSTQFRGNGMGVEKYWSEKNRDIEQQSDYFYQKIESHLIDLWVKKSDRSVGLNEILTILERLKNEIKTISTRAANRIAHLTDPNKFDVKDADYTNAGCNQEINNCIKDFGNFLKSKKNTFEKARGFILKLYKNKTDIIAYRFVVNLIDSLNKKLDKLSDIIEKIIEQVGAAESKLTDIISEKEKLFKNNSNDESYHKNNVKMLYENGAIEREFGIIIQDKNTFKNELIKFRRSVIANASDNTFSGLQKQLSVDLITKNYLYNLNSRIPVIYDELSTTGKIEQDNKLIGRNVLNYFHKEYKSTEDLETFLKNMRDETGVYAKLSSTKDDTLDTTGIKNYASDIYVIQYPAYNIDDDAEKFEASFVTLLNQVFQNPTIVKSTNGRTNELTIFKAKANMAVRSFEMVSGMMHDMYRNAFVKQTKMAELTIHTEGGPNDYPKIVPLNDSEKEKEWQQWFDKEILPYLLLAKSMGYIENSNGKIVLNLEPGNPVSTEIYKILDSSESLYDIRSYLFDHDIISEIDLEKRLYNKMRVNINKALSQKENKKQEQRQIWIENIKNSLLPSILENDYEGDKTNTEYHKFINAYEIVVSNILNI, encoded by the coding sequence ATGGAAAAAAATCATATCATTATCGGACTAGGCGGACGTGGTGGTGATACACTGAAAGCGTTTAAAAAAGTGCTGTACAAAAATTCACTAACCAAAGATGTCGCAGATTCCTACCCGATACAGTATCTCTATGTCGACTCAAGTTCAGAAGACCTCAAAAATGGTTGGGATGATGAATTAGGCGTAAATTACGGTATCGACGACTGGGCAAAAATTAACACAAGGGCAGGAGTAGAGTGGAAAGATATTTTTGAGAATCTTGGGAATTATCCTACTATCCGCCCTTGGTTAGGAGACAAAAGCCATTGGGCTACAATGTCATTAAATACAGAATTGGGGTCTGGACAGCTCCGCAAGCTTGGAAGGGCGTATTTCGCTGCAAGTGTTTTTAATAAGAAAGACAATTCATTTGTAAAAAATCTAGAGGCTGCTTGGGATAAAGTGTGCAAGATTAGTAAATCAGCATCTAAAACTCACTATCATATTCTGGTTGGGCTATCAGGCGGAACTGGCAGTGGAACTATTTTAGATATTATTAGCCTGATATCAAAGCACATCGCTAAAAACAATTTAAAAGAAGACAAAATTATTATTTACGCTTTGTTACCCGAACGAAACGTAAAAAAAGAAAAAGATATTCTGGGATTTTATTACCCCAATGCTTATGCTGCACTCAAGGAAATTAATGCAATAGGATTGCATAGCGAAACAGAAACAAATCCATTGTATTATCAACCTATCGATATTGAAGAATACCAGCACAATAAGGAGGTGCGGATAGAAGCCAATTACACTACTTGTTTTATTTTCAGTAATGAAAACGAAAAAAGCAGGATTATTGATTACGAAAAGGCACTGCCCAATATGATTGCCGATTTTTTGTACCATACGTTAGTCACACTGCCAGATAGCAACGAAGGCCAAAATGCTTACGTTAAACTCACCGAAAATTCAGTAATCGTTTCTGAAACGGATAAATTTACCGGAAAAAAAGAACGGGCTGTTAAATTTGCCAGTGCCTCCATTAAACGAATTGAAATTCCGGAGATTGAAGTAATCGACTTGTACGGAGCAAAAACACTTCAGCAATTCCTCTATCAGCAAAAATATAATAACTGGATTGATGGCAAGGGATACCATAATAAAGAAGGAGAAGATAAAACAACAGACTTTGTTGAAAACAGAAGCAGACCCGATAACTTTCTGCAATTATGTAACATAACACTCGATCAGTTAAGTTTAAAAACACCTCACGACGGCACTGACTTTAAAAACTCAGATGATGAGTGGGATACTATTAGTGAGCGTCTGGCGCAGAATGCCTTAATAGTTTATGACAGTGGTAAAGACAAAAAGCCTATCCAGTATTTTAAAAATTACATGGATGGCTTTTTTAGCACTCAATTTAGAGGAAACGGCATGGGAGTGGAAAAGTACTGGTCAGAAAAAAACAGAGATATTGAACAGCAGAGCGATTATTTTTATCAAAAAATTGAAAGCCATCTCATCGATCTCTGGGTAAAGAAAAGTGACAGGTCTGTTGGGCTGAATGAGATACTAACGATACTTGAAAGGCTTAAGAATGAGATAAAAACAATTTCTACCAGGGCTGCCAATAGGATAGCACATCTTACTGATCCAAACAAATTTGATGTTAAGGATGCCGATTACACCAATGCAGGGTGCAACCAGGAAATAAATAACTGTATTAAGGATTTTGGGAATTTTTTAAAATCGAAAAAAAACACCTTCGAAAAAGCAAGAGGCTTTATTTTAAAACTTTACAAAAATAAAACGGACATTATTGCCTACAGGTTTGTAGTTAATTTGATAGATAGTTTAAATAAAAAACTTGACAAGCTATCGGACATCATCGAAAAGATTATAGAGCAGGTTGGTGCTGCCGAAAGCAAGCTAACCGACATTATCAGTGAAAAGGAAAAATTATTTAAGAATAATAGTAATGATGAATCCTACCACAAGAATAATGTAAAAATGCTATATGAGAATGGTGCAATAGAAAGGGAGTTTGGAATTATTATCCAGGATAAGAACACCTTTAAGAACGAGCTCATAAAATTTAGAAGAAGTGTAATAGCTAATGCTTCCGATAATACGTTTTCTGGATTGCAAAAACAACTTTCGGTCGATTTAATTACAAAGAACTATCTGTACAATTTAAATTCACGGATTCCGGTCATTTATGATGAATTGTCAACAACAGGAAAGATTGAGCAGGATAATAAATTGATTGGCAGGAATGTGTTAAATTACTTTCACAAAGAGTATAAATCGACCGAAGATTTGGAAACGTTTCTGAAGAACATGAGAGATGAAACAGGTGTTTATGCTAAACTCTCGAGCACTAAAGATGATACCCTGGATACCACCGGAATTAAAAACTACGCTTCCGATATCTATGTAATACAGTATCCGGCCTATAATATCGACGATGATGCGGAAAAATTTGAAGCTTCATTTGTAACGTTACTAAACCAGGTTTTTCAAAATCCAACGATTGTTAAATCGACGAATGGGCGTACCAATGAGTTGACTATTTTCAAGGCTAAAGCCAATATGGCGGTCAGAAGTTTTGAAATGGTAAGCGGCATGATGCACGACATGTACCGCAATGCTTTTGTTAAGCAAACAAAAATGGCTGAATTAACAATTCATACCGAAGGTGGCCCGAACGATTATCCTAAAATCGTTCCGCTCAATGATTCCGAAAAAGAAAAGGAGTGGCAACAATGGTTTGATAAGGAAATACTTCCCTATCTGCTTTTAGCCAAGAGCATGGGCTACATCGAGAATAGCAATGGCAAAATTGTTCTTAACCTTGAGCCTGGAAACCCTGTAAGTACAGAGATTTATAAAATTTTGGATTCCAGTGAAAGCCTGTATGACATACGATCTTATTTATTCGATCACGATATAATCAGTGAAATTGATTTGGAGAAGCGATTGTACAATAAAATGCGGGTCAACATTAACAAGGCATTAAGTCAAAAAGAAAATAAAAAGCAGGAGCAGCGGCAGATTTGGATTGAAAACATCAAAAACAGTCTTCTGCCATCAATTCTCGAAAATGACTACGAGGGAGATAAAACCAATACCGAATACCATAAATTTATCAATGCCTATGAAATTGTAGTGTCGAACATCTTAAATATTTAA
- a CDS encoding PEGA domain-containing protein — MKKNILTIIVSVLLSTALFAQKLEFVEKPGKADENAKLIQPEKVLLIFETDLNLHFKSSMENLNEPVKFGKTYQLFITQTKCIITIADQDENKADISFGNLGANFPPLNKGDVKYFEILLRYPLECIDQTLDKKRKGIIDNQMLYEKEALVFFTLDPPDMELQFSSTEKITDKKNDPGVYRLFLKPTSQTLTIKYSNLDDTYIFIENLDVKEVRYYYVHLPNKFRNIQTKTTDKSISVGSYRIETDPPGAVIEMYGSPPFNREENKTPFTFEGYETGSKILTLNLIEYEPVTDTIQIGSRKVNKSKYKLIPEFAFVNLNISPEPPYSKIFINNNEIANFRNGQEYKVGKGDVSVVVNADHYYPASKIINTIAGKVHDVSIELKPIMGTITITTNNEGMGSDVYIDDLLVGQLPLLNYPIQESEYTIKAVNKLYVTEKEFYSSRIKEDQETSLQINFVENKSIKIITEPVKAEVYINGEKIGNSNLTTKLGIGSYRISIAKENYDTLYQVISVDHSTSSFAFKLEKSKIPLKLKNKGDIKVYVNSEYKGKLGSPILLSEGKYSLKLTKQGTFGEQVFVGKVDFPQVNNKSLPIYTVNKSGPTMNIVSYEYNTISHSSVISVLNMGVSGWMMSLFKLRIIEDYEGGKMKVLPSILFLNSEFSLGGALLNGIDISLSADFDYSWSMIAEDKDDASKNKDKYTSINYFYGIKLQSRNSNNGSLISPYLKLGIFNNSNAINLVNNDFSYGSDIKYGLGMFSGISLGVSIINTDNTILRLWRKPILSNLRY; from the coding sequence ATGAAAAAAAATATCTTAACAATCATTGTAAGTGTTCTCCTTTCAACAGCTTTGTTTGCTCAAAAACTGGAATTTGTTGAAAAGCCCGGCAAGGCTGATGAAAATGCAAAACTAATTCAACCTGAAAAAGTCCTTTTAATTTTCGAAACTGATTTGAATCTTCACTTCAAATCAAGTATGGAAAATTTAAATGAACCAGTCAAGTTTGGGAAAACATATCAGTTATTTATTACTCAAACCAAGTGTATCATTACAATTGCGGATCAGGATGAAAACAAAGCAGATATTTCGTTTGGTAACCTGGGAGCCAATTTTCCCCCTTTGAACAAAGGTGATGTAAAATATTTTGAAATTCTCCTAAGGTATCCTCTTGAATGCATTGATCAAACATTAGACAAAAAGAGGAAAGGTATAATTGATAACCAAATGCTCTATGAAAAAGAAGCACTGGTGTTTTTTACTTTGGATCCACCGGATATGGAGCTGCAATTTTCCAGTACCGAAAAAATAACCGACAAAAAAAATGATCCTGGAGTTTACCGTCTGTTTCTAAAGCCAACTTCTCAAACCCTTACGATAAAGTATTCCAATCTGGACGATACCTATATCTTTATTGAAAATCTGGATGTGAAAGAAGTGCGGTATTATTATGTCCATCTACCCAATAAGTTCAGAAACATACAAACCAAGACTACAGACAAGAGTATTTCAGTAGGTAGCTACCGAATCGAAACCGATCCGCCGGGAGCTGTTATCGAAATGTATGGAAGTCCACCTTTTAATAGAGAAGAAAATAAAACTCCATTCACTTTTGAAGGCTACGAAACCGGATCAAAGATTCTTACACTCAATCTTATTGAATACGAGCCGGTTACCGACACCATTCAAATTGGCTCACGTAAAGTAAATAAATCAAAATACAAATTAATTCCCGAATTTGCTTTTGTAAACCTCAATATTTCTCCCGAGCCACCTTATTCAAAAATCTTTATTAACAACAATGAAATAGCAAACTTTAGAAATGGCCAAGAATATAAAGTTGGTAAAGGGGACGTGAGTGTTGTTGTAAACGCTGATCACTATTATCCCGCCTCAAAAATTATAAATACCATCGCTGGAAAAGTTCACGATGTTAGTATTGAGCTTAAGCCGATAATGGGAACTATCACCATTACCACAAATAATGAAGGAATGGGATCTGATGTTTATATAGATGATTTGCTTGTTGGTCAATTACCCCTTTTAAATTATCCCATTCAAGAATCTGAATATACAATTAAAGCAGTAAATAAATTGTATGTAACTGAAAAAGAGTTTTATTCTTCAAGAATAAAAGAAGACCAGGAAACATCTTTGCAGATAAATTTTGTAGAGAATAAAAGTATAAAAATTATTACTGAACCGGTAAAGGCTGAAGTTTACATTAATGGGGAAAAGATAGGAAATTCTAACCTTACAACAAAACTGGGCATTGGTTCATATAGGATTAGCATTGCAAAGGAAAATTATGATACGCTCTATCAAGTAATCAGTGTCGATCATTCAACGTCAAGTTTTGCATTTAAGCTTGAAAAAAGTAAAATTCCACTGAAACTAAAAAACAAAGGTGATATTAAGGTGTATGTCAATTCTGAATACAAGGGCAAACTAGGTAGCCCTATACTATTGTCCGAAGGAAAATATTCGCTTAAACTTACAAAACAAGGAACTTTTGGAGAGCAAGTTTTCGTTGGTAAAGTTGACTTTCCACAAGTTAATAATAAATCATTACCTATTTATACTGTCAATAAATCAGGACCAACAATGAACATTGTCAGCTATGAATACAATACCATTTCGCATAGTTCAGTAATTTCAGTTTTAAACATGGGAGTATCCGGTTGGATGATGTCTTTATTTAAGCTTAGAATTATTGAAGACTATGAAGGTGGAAAAATGAAAGTACTTCCTTCTATCTTATTTCTCAATAGTGAATTTTCATTGGGAGGTGCTTTATTAAATGGTATCGACATTTCATTAAGTGCTGATTTCGATTATTCATGGAGTATGATAGCTGAAGATAAAGATGATGCTTCTAAAAACAAGGATAAGTATACAAGCATTAATTATTTCTATGGCATTAAATTGCAGTCACGCAACTCAAATAATGGCAGTTTGATAAGCCCCTATCTTAAGTTGGGAATTTTCAATAATTCAAATGCTATCAACCTTGTAAATAATGATTTCAGCTATGGAAGTGACATTAAGTATGGGTTAGGAATGTTTTCCGGCATCTCATTAGGAGTATCTATTATTAACACTGATAATACGATTCTAAGATTATGGAGAAAACCAATTCTATCTAATTTGAGGTACTAA
- a CDS encoding nuclear transport factor 2 family protein: MQVNASAVLTEFNYAFAENRKVQNQPKAMSGNAYEAILMMWEMSPFRCYETQVIEKITQYNDNYEVRNIPLFFGEAPEGENYEEVVLIFDKSGIIDNMYISIGTNRVDGFLRDANSVTDYRHRQYVVNFVENFRTSYNRKDIDFIEKVFSDDALIIVGRVVKQQKGNDDFLKKNLSDEQIIYSRKSKAQYINGLKNVFSRNEYLNIKFEEIEVVQHGLYPELYGVTIKQFWNTTTYSDVGYVFLMIDFKDEDKPIIHVRTWQPDKYSDGRAIEQSEIFSLGDFGDPNRK; encoded by the coding sequence ATGCAAGTCAATGCGAGTGCGGTGCTTACCGAATTTAATTATGCCTTTGCCGAAAACCGTAAAGTACAAAACCAACCGAAAGCAATGTCGGGAAACGCCTATGAGGCTATTCTGATGATGTGGGAGATGAGTCCCTTTCGTTGCTACGAAACGCAGGTTATCGAAAAGATAACACAGTACAACGATAACTACGAAGTACGCAACATCCCTTTGTTTTTTGGTGAAGCTCCCGAGGGTGAAAATTATGAAGAGGTGGTATTGATTTTCGATAAAAGCGGAATCATAGATAATATGTATATATCGATTGGCACAAACAGGGTAGATGGTTTTTTGCGCGATGCCAACTCGGTAACTGATTATCGCCACCGCCAGTACGTAGTTAATTTTGTTGAAAATTTCCGAACTTCTTATAACCGAAAAGACATCGACTTTATCGAAAAAGTGTTTAGCGATGATGCGCTAATCATTGTTGGCCGTGTTGTAAAACAGCAAAAGGGCAACGATGATTTTTTAAAGAAAAACCTCTCCGATGAGCAAATCATCTATTCCCGGAAAAGCAAAGCGCAATATATTAATGGTTTGAAAAACGTGTTTAGCCGCAATGAATATCTAAATATTAAATTTGAAGAAATCGAAGTTGTTCAACACGGTCTTTATCCAGAGTTGTATGGTGTTACTATAAAACAGTTTTGGAATACTACCACTTACAGTGACGTTGGCTATGTTTTTCTGATGATCGACTTTAAGGATGAAGACAAACCTATTATACATGTCAGAACCTGGCAGCCCGATAAATACAGCGATGGACGAGCAATCGAGCAAAGTGAAATATTCAGTCTGGGGGATTTTGGCGATCCTAATCGCAAATAA